Proteins encoded together in one Calditerrivibrio sp. window:
- a CDS encoding adenosylcobinamide-GDP ribazoletransferase yields MKGFLTALTFLTILKINLKNYDSRSAVYFFPIVGLLITIPVYYILKAEIYSKELIAIIYHILITGGLHLDGLADTSDALFSHRDRVKKLEIMKDSRIGVFGALALVIAILFRYDIYTHIQPISVILAGIYSRFGALIIMKALPYAREEGTGAFFKDINLSDFKIVFTVLPFICMMLLTFYQFIYISIFFLITTILFLAIYKKSINGWTGDMIGGYMESSELILMYSLLYFC; encoded by the coding sequence ATGAAGGGATTTCTTACTGCCTTAACCTTTCTTACAATTTTAAAGATAAACTTAAAAAACTACGATAGTAGATCGGCAGTCTACTTTTTCCCCATTGTAGGACTTTTAATCACTATACCAGTTTATTATATCTTAAAGGCCGAAATCTATTCAAAAGAGCTTATTGCAATAATTTATCACATACTTATCACTGGTGGATTACACCTGGATGGATTAGCCGATACTTCCGATGCCCTTTTTTCCCATAGAGATAGAGTTAAAAAACTTGAAATAATGAAAGACAGTAGAATAGGAGTATTCGGAGCTCTTGCTTTAGTTATAGCTATACTTTTTCGATACGATATATACACCCATATCCAACCAATCTCAGTGATTCTTGCAGGCATATATTCAAGATTTGGTGCATTGATCATAATGAAAGCGCTACCTTATGCAAGGGAAGAAGGTACTGGGGCTTTTTTTAAAGATATAAACTTATCAGACTTTAAAATTGTTTTCACTGTTTTACCCTTTATATGCATGATGTTATTGACATTTTATCAATTTATATACATAAGCATATTTTTTTTAATAACAACAATACTTTTTTTAGCCATCTACAAAAAATCCATCAACGGCTGGACCGGTGATATGATAGGCGGATATATGGAGAGCTCAGAACTCATTTTGATGTATAGTCTTTTATATTTCTGTTGA
- the mqnC gene encoding dehypoxanthine futalosine cyclase — MLTFEDGIKLFEKDLLDLAEIANTIRKQKHPDGVVTFVIDRNINYTNICVCKCKFCAYYKDIQDKDAFVIDFDTLKKKIQETAELGGTQILLQGGLHPYLKIDFYEEMLRFIKSNFNIWIHGFSSPEIDHIAKISNLSIDETLDRLVKAGLDSIPGGGAELLVDQERSRISPYKIDSARWLGIMETAHKKGLKTTATMMFKKTDTPSMIIEHLTKIRDLQDKTGGFTAFIPWPFQPTNTELGGEKVSAVYYLKVLAISRIYLHNIDNIQVSWVTQGPDIGQIALYFGGNDFGSLMIEENVVAACGVSYTLSLEDILHFIKKAGFIPVQRDMRYNYIRRYD; from the coding sequence ATGTTGACATTTGAAGATGGTATAAAACTTTTTGAAAAAGATCTTCTGGACTTGGCAGAGATTGCCAATACAATACGAAAACAAAAACACCCTGACGGGGTAGTAACCTTTGTAATCGATCGTAATATTAACTATACAAATATCTGTGTCTGCAAGTGTAAATTCTGCGCATATTACAAAGATATCCAGGATAAAGATGCCTTTGTTATAGATTTTGATACTCTAAAAAAGAAGATTCAGGAAACTGCAGAGCTTGGTGGTACCCAGATACTACTTCAGGGGGGATTACACCCATACCTGAAGATCGATTTCTATGAAGAGATGCTTAGGTTTATAAAATCAAATTTCAATATATGGATCCACGGTTTCTCCTCTCCTGAAATAGACCATATAGCCAAAATCAGTAACCTGAGCATAGACGAGACCCTCGATAGGCTCGTAAAAGCAGGTTTAGACTCAATACCGGGAGGCGGTGCAGAGCTTTTAGTGGATCAAGAAAGATCAAGGATAAGCCCATATAAGATAGACTCCGCCAGATGGCTTGGTATTATGGAAACTGCCCATAAAAAAGGGCTTAAGACCACTGCCACAATGATGTTTAAAAAAACTGATACCCCCTCCATGATTATTGAACATCTCACAAAGATAAGGGATCTACAGGATAAAACAGGAGGATTTACAGCTTTTATCCCCTGGCCTTTTCAACCAACCAATACAGAATTAGGTGGTGAAAAAGTAAGCGCAGTGTATTACTTAAAAGTTTTAGCTATTTCAAGGATATACCTGCACAACATAGACAATATTCAGGTATCATGGGTTACACAAGGACCAGATATCGGTCAGATCGCCCTTTATTTTGGGGGCAATGACTTTGGTAGTCTTATGATCGAAGAAAATGTTGTGGCAGCATGTGGTGTATCCTATACCCTTTCCCTTGAAGACATACTACACTTCATAAAAAAAGCCGGCTTTATACCTGTTCAAAGGGACATGCGATACAACTATATTAGGAGATACGATTGA
- a CDS encoding ABC transporter ATP-binding protein, protein MLSLKNITISNKNFQINNLNLNIKSQTIHCLLGPTGCGKTTLLEAILGLRRLEKGEIIRDNIRIDMLPVHKRGFSYVPQDLALFPHLTVRENILYSVKYTSIDNTKKGISHSDEITDQLGIVHLMDRKVAHLSGGEKQRVALARALVSGNEYILLDEPFSALHEGLKRDLWFLMKDIQKKYKNTFIMITHNLEEAFFLGDDISVMIDGSIKQSGAKEEIYKTPKSKLVAEFLGIKNIFKAEKVSENLLYVEELGTTITVSPEVTERYYNTPEIHIGIRSEHVMILREDLRKKDQENMLDGIIYRIYCKTDSHTVVFNPHTGSKLIEIEVPAYAFSKLSLSEGQNIKICLTKENIFPIL, encoded by the coding sequence GTGCTTTCTTTAAAAAACATAACCATATCAAATAAAAACTTTCAGATAAATAATCTAAACTTAAATATAAAATCCCAAACAATACATTGCCTACTGGGACCCACTGGATGTGGTAAAACGACACTACTGGAAGCCATTTTAGGACTTAGACGTTTGGAAAAGGGCGAAATTATCAGAGATAACATAAGAATAGATATGCTACCTGTCCACAAAAGGGGATTTTCTTATGTCCCACAGGATTTAGCACTCTTTCCCCACTTAACAGTTAGAGAAAACATACTGTATAGTGTCAAGTACACATCAATCGATAATACAAAAAAGGGTATTAGCCACTCAGATGAAATTACAGACCAACTTGGAATAGTCCATCTTATGGATAGGAAGGTGGCACATCTAAGCGGTGGTGAAAAACAAAGGGTAGCTTTAGCAAGGGCTTTGGTATCTGGGAATGAATATATTCTTCTTGATGAACCCTTTTCCGCTTTACACGAAGGACTAAAACGGGATCTCTGGTTTCTCATGAAGGATATTCAAAAAAAATATAAAAACACATTTATAATGATAACCCACAACTTAGAAGAAGCTTTTTTTCTGGGGGATGACATAAGTGTCATGATCGATGGTTCCATAAAACAATCGGGAGCCAAAGAAGAGATATATAAAACACCAAAGAGTAAATTAGTGGCTGAATTTTTAGGCATCAAAAACATTTTCAAGGCTGAAAAGGTATCTGAGAATCTATTATATGTTGAAGAACTTGGAACAACAATCACCGTTTCCCCAGAGGTAACAGAGCGTTACTATAACACCCCAGAGATACATATAGGTATCAGATCCGAACATGTTATGATCTTAAGAGAGGATCTTAGAAAAAAAGATCAAGAAAATATGCTCGATGGCATTATTTATAGAATATATTGCAAAACAGACTCCCATACTGTTGTTTTCAATCCACATACAGGTTCAAAACTAATAGAGATTGAAGTACCTGCATACGCTTTTAGCAAGCTCTCCTTATCTGAAGGCCAAAACATTAAAATCTGTCTTACAAAGGAGAACATTTTTCCAATTTTATAG
- a CDS encoding GAF domain-containing sensor histidine kinase, giving the protein MKKDLLDILVEISEKMASTLLIDDLLRDILKIAQEYLSVKRISIMTIEGEQLVIKAAVGLNIDYKMVKIPLGHGVSGKVAVTGETIVLNRTEKTHKELGYDTASYMSVPLKIKDKLIGVLNLTDKEDDYFFDDDIKIAKYIASQCAISIEKAQLYESMRKSENLQLIGKFTSTIIHDIKNLLNIVQNYVELLEIESENEKDFKEYVDSIYTELKLIHGLVMDILDFSKNQISLKVSTIRLDEFMDYIIKHTNIMLRPYNIEFEFDYPKGITFSGDNDKLFRVLFNLINNAVDAVNEKGKIKLLVNADNEALIFVIEDNGKGIPEDMIGKIFDPFYTSGKQKGTGLGLAVVKDIIQAHKGEIRVESKIGEYTRFFIKIPIHNKV; this is encoded by the coding sequence TTGAAAAAAGATCTTTTAGACATTTTAGTAGAGATTTCTGAAAAAATGGCTTCAACTTTGCTGATAGATGACCTTTTACGGGATATCCTAAAAATAGCCCAGGAATATCTATCTGTAAAAAGAATCTCAATAATGACCATTGAAGGGGAGCAACTCGTTATAAAAGCTGCCGTAGGGCTTAACATCGATTACAAAATGGTAAAAATCCCATTGGGGCATGGGGTGAGTGGAAAGGTAGCCGTAACTGGGGAAACAATCGTTCTTAACAGAACTGAAAAAACCCACAAAGAATTGGGTTATGATACAGCTTCTTACATGTCTGTCCCCCTTAAGATAAAAGACAAACTGATAGGTGTTTTAAATCTTACTGACAAAGAAGACGATTATTTCTTCGATGATGATATAAAGATAGCAAAATATATTGCCTCCCAATGTGCCATATCGATAGAAAAAGCCCAACTTTACGAATCGATGAGGAAATCTGAAAATCTCCAACTCATTGGCAAATTTACCAGCACAATCATTCACGATATAAAAAATCTTCTAAATATCGTTCAGAACTATGTAGAACTGTTAGAAATCGAATCTGAAAATGAAAAAGATTTCAAAGAATATGTGGATAGTATTTATACAGAGTTAAAATTAATTCATGGTTTGGTAATGGACATTCTCGACTTTTCTAAAAATCAGATATCCCTCAAAGTATCCACAATTAGACTTGATGAATTTATGGACTATATAATCAAACATACAAATATTATGCTACGACCATATAATATAGAATTTGAATTTGACTATCCGAAAGGCATTACATTCTCAGGGGATAATGATAAACTCTTCAGGGTACTTTTCAATCTTATAAACAACGCTGTAGATGCCGTAAATGAAAAGGGAAAGATAAAACTTTTGGTAAATGCTGATAATGAAGCATTGATATTCGTCATCGAAGATAATGGCAAAGGGATACCTGAAGATATGATAGGTAAGATATTTGACCCATTTTATACCTCTGGGAAACAAAAAGGTACAGGCCTGGGACTTGCAGTAGTAAAGGATATTATCCAAGCACATAAAGGGGAGATAAGAGTGGAATCTAAAATAGGTGAATATACCAGATTTTTTATAAAGATACCAATACACAACAAGGTATAA
- the uvrA gene encoding excinuclease ABC subunit UvrA, whose translation MHNRIIIKGARQHNLKNISLEIPKNSLVVITGVSGSGKSTLAFDTLYAEGQRRYVESLSAYARQFLELMEKPDVDSIEYLSPAISIEQKSISKNPRSTVGTITEIYDYLRLLFARVGDVFCPACGEKIESFTPQQITDIIMGLPENTKIEILSPVVFGKKGEFKQLMQKLLKDGFVRAYINNQLVRLEDDITLNKNQKHNISVVVDRLKVKPDIKRRLTDSIETALKLSEGLVEVLTEHEKTLYSEKFACAACNISIPEIEPRTFSFNNPFGACPECEGLGEKLIFDEELIVPDPTKSIKEGAIAPWGKLENFHQLNTIIAISEQFGIDVNKPFSHIDQASKNILMYGSEKPLKLFTFKGDQKITYEKEFKGVIGELKSMLLSEKWADVEKAKQYMSSMPCEACKGTRLKSHSLSVKINGLSIAEISSMTVEKLIPFFQQLNFEGFKKDVADKIIKEIMHRLTFLKNVGIDYITLSRSAMTLSGGESQRIRLATQVGSGLTGVLYVLDEPSIGLHQRDNDMLINTLKNLRDIGNTVIVVEHDEDTIKNSDYIIDMGPGAGIKGGEVVFKGTYKELLECKCSLTSDYLSGRKKIDIPIKKKPDGRFIVIKGAKHNNLKNITVKFPIGLITAVTGVSGSGKSTLVMDILYPALKRKLYGSAAKPGYFDEITGIEYIDKIIDIDQSPIGRTPRSNPATYTGVFGDIREIMAQTPEAKLRGYKQGRFSFNLKGGRCERCQGEGYIKIEMHFLPDMYVKCDVCHGNRYNRDTLDIRYKGKNIAEILEFTVDEAYDFFENIPKLNHKLTVLKEVGLGYIHLGQPATTLSGGEAQRIKLAKELMKRSTGKTLYIFDEPTTGLHFDDVKKLVKIFKALSEAGNSVIIIEHNLDVIKIADYIIDLGPEGGDKGGFVVFEGLPEDCCRCESSYTGKYLKEKMLNA comes from the coding sequence GTGCATAATCGTATCATCATAAAAGGTGCAAGGCAACACAACCTAAAAAATATATCCCTTGAAATACCAAAAAACAGTCTGGTAGTTATCACAGGTGTAAGTGGCTCAGGGAAATCTACATTAGCTTTTGATACCCTTTATGCAGAAGGACAAAGAAGGTACGTAGAATCACTTTCTGCCTATGCAAGACAATTCCTTGAGCTTATGGAAAAACCTGATGTGGATTCGATAGAATACCTTTCCCCAGCAATCAGTATTGAGCAAAAATCTATAAGTAAAAATCCAAGATCAACTGTAGGGACTATCACAGAAATATACGACTATCTGAGACTACTTTTTGCCAGAGTAGGAGATGTTTTCTGCCCGGCATGTGGGGAAAAAATAGAAAGTTTTACCCCCCAACAGATCACTGATATCATAATGGGGCTACCTGAAAACACCAAAATTGAGATTTTATCACCGGTTGTTTTTGGGAAGAAAGGTGAATTCAAACAACTAATGCAAAAGCTCCTCAAAGATGGTTTTGTAAGAGCATACATAAATAACCAACTTGTCAGGCTCGAAGATGACATCACATTAAACAAAAATCAAAAACATAATATCTCAGTAGTAGTAGATAGACTGAAGGTAAAACCTGACATAAAAAGGAGATTAACCGATTCGATAGAAACAGCACTAAAGTTATCAGAAGGACTTGTAGAGGTATTAACTGAGCATGAAAAAACACTCTACAGTGAAAAATTTGCTTGTGCAGCTTGTAATATCAGTATCCCAGAAATAGAACCAAGAACATTTTCTTTTAACAACCCTTTTGGAGCATGCCCTGAATGTGAAGGTTTAGGGGAAAAACTGATTTTTGATGAAGAATTGATAGTCCCTGATCCTACAAAATCTATAAAAGAAGGTGCCATAGCTCCATGGGGTAAATTAGAAAACTTTCATCAACTTAACACCATTATAGCCATTTCAGAACAGTTTGGAATAGATGTAAACAAACCATTTTCCCATATAGATCAAGCCAGTAAAAATATTTTAATGTATGGTTCCGAAAAGCCCCTCAAGCTTTTTACATTTAAAGGGGATCAAAAAATCACCTATGAAAAAGAGTTTAAAGGGGTAATTGGTGAATTGAAATCGATGCTGCTCTCAGAGAAATGGGCAGATGTGGAAAAAGCCAAACAGTACATGTCCAGTATGCCCTGTGAAGCCTGTAAAGGTACAAGGTTGAAATCCCACAGTCTTTCTGTCAAAATAAATGGTCTAAGTATTGCCGAAATCTCCTCCATGACAGTGGAAAAGCTCATTCCATTTTTTCAGCAGCTGAATTTTGAAGGTTTTAAAAAAGATGTAGCAGATAAAATAATAAAAGAAATAATGCACCGGTTAACCTTTTTAAAAAATGTTGGGATCGACTATATCACCCTGTCAAGGAGCGCAATGACCCTAAGTGGTGGTGAGTCCCAAAGGATAAGATTAGCCACACAGGTTGGCTCCGGTCTAACAGGTGTATTGTATGTTTTGGATGAACCCAGCATCGGACTACATCAAAGAGACAACGACATGCTGATAAACACATTAAAAAACCTAAGGGATATTGGTAACACAGTAATAGTTGTTGAACATGATGAAGACACAATAAAAAATTCCGATTATATCATCGATATGGGCCCTGGAGCTGGCATTAAGGGTGGAGAAGTTGTCTTTAAAGGGACATATAAGGAGCTGTTGGAGTGTAAATGTTCCCTAACTTCAGATTATCTATCTGGTAGAAAAAAGATCGATATCCCCATTAAGAAAAAGCCAGATGGTAGGTTTATAGTAATAAAGGGTGCTAAGCATAACAATCTAAAAAATATCACTGTAAAATTCCCTATAGGCCTTATAACAGCTGTTACAGGTGTCAGCGGATCTGGAAAATCCACCTTAGTGATGGATATCCTCTACCCTGCCCTTAAAAGAAAACTATACGGCTCAGCAGCAAAACCTGGTTATTTCGATGAAATAACAGGCATAGAGTACATAGATAAAATCATCGATATTGATCAATCCCCCATAGGAAGAACGCCGAGATCCAATCCGGCGACATATACTGGCGTTTTTGGTGATATAAGGGAAATAATGGCCCAAACTCCTGAAGCAAAGCTAAGAGGTTACAAACAGGGTAGATTCAGCTTTAATCTAAAAGGTGGCAGATGCGAGCGTTGTCAGGGGGAAGGTTATATAAAAATAGAGATGCACTTTTTACCAGATATGTACGTAAAGTGTGATGTTTGCCATGGAAATCGTTATAACAGGGATACCCTTGATATAAGATACAAAGGCAAAAACATTGCAGAGATACTGGAATTCACAGTGGACGAGGCCTACGATTTTTTTGAAAACATACCCAAACTAAACCATAAACTTACTGTTTTAAAAGAGGTGGGTTTAGGTTATATCCACTTAGGTCAGCCTGCTACTACTTTATCGGGTGGTGAAGCCCAGAGGATAAAATTAGCAAAAGAACTCATGAAGAGATCCACAGGCAAAACACTTTATATTTTCGATGAACCTACAACTGGGTTACATTTTGATGATGTAAAAAAATTAGTAAAAATATTTAAGGCATTGTCAGAAGCTGGAAATTCTGTTATAATCATTGAGCATAACTTAGATGTTATCAAGATAGCAGACTACATAATAGATCTCGGCCCAGAAGGTGGAGATAAAGGTGGTTTTGTTGTTTTCGAAGGGCTACCTGAAGATTGTTGTAGATGTGAATCATCATACACCGGAAAATACCTAAAGGAGAAAATGCTGAATGCATAA